One Punica granatum isolate Tunisia-2019 chromosome 3, ASM765513v2, whole genome shotgun sequence genomic window carries:
- the LOC116200442 gene encoding COPII coat assembly protein SEC16-like, whose protein sequence is MEDPTSKGEESSKKALAAQSSSSRRRAKEVSVNAVNTAHQAPQQYSVNLTTAPTTAPTYFPPPSQHQLQSIYYSAPPVPPPTTSQSYDHFAPAPAQPSQPRPPVSRTPPPAQQNPTSQGQQAGGAPSRPRKQYSPLPAPLSHIYRQLLAGNQIQPISPGPNFDPSVQDQSKRCEYHQGAPGHTLDNCWRLRDEIQRRIDNNRLTFNAVRPPNVQANPLPDHRPSSGPSINMISICVSERDEEAQENPPPFVINYTPEEFTVGFTGHVASPAPFVVDVPAREPYSDSKVPWTYEGSIGSIEQQFSVMGLTRSGRVYENPTAKDKGKAPAVGDGATPESSPFPSKKRWNGTTSARRPLTPSRPT, encoded by the coding sequence atggaggaccccaccagcaAAGGAGAGGAGTCGTCAAAGAAGGCTCTCGCGGCGCAGTCGTCTTCCAGCAGGAGGAGAGCGAAAGAAGTTTCGGTCAACGCCGTCAATACGGCACATCAAGCGCCACAACAATATTCGGTGAATCTCACGACCGCACCGACCACCGCTCCTACCTACTTTCCCCCGCCTTCACAGCACCAACTTCAGTCGATCTACTATTCAGCCCCACCGGTCCCACCGCCGACGACCTCACAGTCGTACGACCACTTTGCGCCTGCCCCTGCTCAGCCCTCTCAACCCAGGCCCCCAGTGTCGAGAACTCCTCCACCGGCGCAACAGAATCCCACTTCGCAGGGTCAACAGGCCGGCGGCGCGCCAAGCCGACCCCGCAAACAATACTCGCCGCTCcctgctcctctctctcacatatatcgACAACTCTTGGCGGGAAATCAAATTCAGCCGATATCCCCGGGTCCGAACTTCGACCCGTCCGTCCAGGATCAATCCAAGCGCTGCGAATATCATCAGGGCGCGCCGGGGCACACtctcgacaattgttggaggcTGAGGGACGAAATTCAGAGGAGGATCGACAACAACCGACTCACTTTCAATGCCGTCAGACCTCCAAATGTGCAGGCCAACCCCCTCCCGGACCATAGGCCGAGCTCGGGGccatccatcaacatgatctctaTATGCGTCTCGGAAAGGGACGAAGAAGCGCAGGAGAATCCCCCTCCCTTCGTGATCAATTACACTCCCGAAGAATTCACGGTCGGGTTCACGGGTCACGTGGCCTCGCCGGCCCCATTCGTCGTTGACGTCCCCGCCCGGGAGCCGTACTCAGATAGCAAGGTCCCttggacctacgaaggaagcATCGGGAGCATCGAACAGcaattcagtgtcatggggTTGACACGCTCGGGACGGGTATATGAGAACCCGACGGCCaaggacaaagggaaagcgCCCGCTGTTGGAGACGGAGCGACGCCCGAAAGCTCACCTTTcccgtccaagaag